ATGAGGCTGCGAGTTCATCCCCTTGGAAGCAGAAGTGGGGATCATCAAAACCAACTGAGAAAGTAGTTTCAAAATCAAAGGGAGAGACGAATGTGGCCAAGACACAACCTAGCAACAAAGATAGGGGTAACTCATCTTCCCAACCTCAAAGAAATCGTGACATCAAATGTTTTCGTTGTTTAGGATCAGGTCATATTGCTTCTCAATGCCCAAACAAGCGATCAATGATCACATTGGATAATGGGGAGATTGAAactgaagaggaagatgaaggaaatGAGTCCACTCCATCAGTTGAAGATACTAGTGATGTTGAGTTTGCTGTTGATGGCCAAGCTCTTGTTGTGCTAAGAGCTCTCCATATGCAAGCCAAAGAAGATGATGATGGGCCGCAAAGGGAGAACATCTTCTACACCCGCTGCCATGTGAAATATCGGGTATGCGGTTTGATTATTGATGGTGGCAGCTGTGTTAATGTGGCAAGCAAGTTAATGGTGGACAAGCTTGGTCTACCTACCTTGAAGTATCCAAAGTCATATAAACTTCAATGGCTCAATGATAGTGGAGAAATGAAGGTAACCAAGCAGGTCCTTATTTCATTTACGATTGGAAGGTACACGGATGAGGTTCTGTGTGATGTTGTACCCATGCAAGCTAGTCATTTGCTTCTTGGAAGACCGTGGCAATTTGACAGACGGACCACACATGATGGGTATAAGAACCGCTACAGCTTCAGCAAGGATGGTAGGAACATTACACTTGCACCTTTGACACCTCGTCAAGTATTTGAGAAACAACTGCAGATAAAAAAGTCCATTGCAGCAAGAGGAAAAGGTGTGGTtgagatagaaaaagaaaataagagtgaaaatgaaaaaaaaaagatggtGGACTAagaatgaaaaaagagagtgggaaaaaagaaaagattgagaGTTTGGCCTTGAAAacgaaagaagaaagaaaaatgagcttctatgcaaaagaaagagactTCAAAAGTGCTTTGAACTCCGATAGACCGATGATCTTGTTTCTATACAAGGAGGCCTATCTTTCTTTGGTTGACCATAAtgtttctttgcctagtgttgtgaTGTCTCTTTTGCAGGATTTTAAGAATGTCTTTTCCGAGGATACGCCACCTAGGTTACCACCCAAAAGAGGAATCGAGCATCAAATTGATCTCATTCCGGGAGCTTCCATTCCAAACCGACCAGCTTATCGAAGTAGTCCAGAAGAGACCAAAGAGCTTCAAAGGTAAGTCGAAGAACTTATGACCAAAGGACATGTTCGTGAAAGCATGAGTCCCTGTGTTGTGCCAGTGCTGCTGGTTCCAAAGAAAGACGGGACTtagaggatgtgtgtggattgtcgagcTGTAAACAAGATAACGGTAAAGTATCGTCACCCTATTCCTCGCTTAGATGACATGCTTGATGAATTACATGGATCcactatattttataatattgatTTAAAGAGTGGgtatcatcaaatttgaattaagGAAGGAGATGAGTGGAAAACAGCTTTTAAGACAAAACAGGGGCTATATGAATGGTTAGTGATGTCATTTGGATTGACGAATGCTCCTAGCACATTTATGCGTCTCATGAACCATGTGCTACGTGCATTTATTGGAAaatttgttgttgtttattttgatgacattctgatctatagCAAGAGTTTGCATGACCATATTGATAATTTGAAATGTGTGCTTGAAGCTTTGAGGCATGAAAAATTATTTGCTAACCTTAAGAAATGCAGCTTTTGTGTAGATAGGGCTGTTTTCCTTGGATGTGTTGTTAGTTCCAGATGCGTGGAAGTTGATGAGGAGAAGGTGAAAGCTATCAGGGAATGGCCTACCCCTAGCACCATCACTGAAGTAAGGAGTTTTCATGGTTTAGCCgggttctataggaggtttgtgccaAATTTCAGCACCATCACTGCCCCTTTAACGGAAATCATCAAGAAGAATATTGGATTTAAGTGGGGAGAGGCACAAGAGAAAGCCTTCAACGCattaaaagaaaagctaagtaTTGCTCCTTTACTACttctaccagatttttctaaggtttttgaaatcgaatgtgatgcttctggtatTGGTATAGGTGTTGTTCTTATGCAAGAAAAGAGGCCAATTGCCTACTTCAGTGAGAAGCTCAATGGTGCAGCGTTGAACTACTCAACATATGACAAGGAGCTCTATGCATTGGTGCGAGCTttggagacatggcaacattacTTGTGGTCCAAGGAGTTCATTATTCACACGGATCATTATTCAAACGAAAACTTGGGACAAAGTTGTTATTCTCTACCACTTgtcacccacagactgatgggcaaaCTGAGGTCGTTAATCGAACCTTGGGAAATTTGTTGCGTTCTGCCATTGGGAAGAATTTAAAAGCATGGGAAGATTGCATAACATTCATTGAATTTGCATACAATAGGGTTACACATTCTTCTACTAAGTATTCACCTTTTGAGATTGTCTATGGTTTTAATCCATTAACTCCATTAGATTTAATTCCATTACCTGTGGATGAGATTGCTAGCCTGAAGGTCAAGCGAAGGCTGATTTGGTGAAAAGGATCCATGACAAGGCAAGGCAACACATGCTGAGGAGGAATGAGCAGATTGCAACCTGTGCCAACAAGGGACGAAAGTCGATTACTTTTCAATCTGGAGACTGGGTCTGGGTTCATTTTTTAAAGGAGCGATTTCCGAAACAAAGGCAATCCAAGCTGAACCCACGTGGTGATGGACCATTTCAAGTACTGAAGAAAATCAATGACAATGCATACAAGGGATCTTCCAGGTGAGTACCAAGTGAGTTCAACctttaatgtttctgatctttccCCTTTTGTTGTTTTAGATTTgaggacgaatccttttgaggAAGGAGGGGATGATACAACTCCGGATCAGCTCCAAGCCAATGAGAGAGACTGCAAGTCGAGATGTACGTCCCGAACCACGAGGAGCATGAAGAGGACTTGCACGTGCCAGCTGAGCTGATAATGAAAACAGAGGTCAAGCAAGTTCAACATGTTGTACAAGCATTGACATCTTGTATCTTGGAAGGGCAGGCTATGGAGTTACAGCCGATGTCATGCCGAATGATCAACTTCATACAAGTCGACCCTAAAATGGGCCAATTAGCTACGGAAGAATGGAATATCATGATGCAACATGTTCCTAGCCAAATACCATACTAGAATGGTGGAAAAACACACCATTCTGGTTGGAATTGGTGTGTCATTTAATGCCACCTACATTTTGGACGAATTCCCAAGTTGGAGGACAGCTAGAGGGAGTGTGCATAAAGACTTgcattcatcatcttctctttccatgcattggaaactaccatttgttggaaagggagtgtgcatgaagacttgcattacttgcattcattatcttctctttccatgccttggaaactaccatttacagttctatataatgtcttgagTAGATATCAAAGAGGGTAGCAAACATTATATTTTGAGAGAGTTttcctccttgttcttcagcaaCTCTGCAGGGATTACGGGTGAGCACTTGTAATTCTCAACAATTTTATAATATTGGTTCTTGGTTTTGTTATAATCATTGGGTCGATATTCTCCATTGTTctcataatattggttcttgattctctATAATCAACGGGTCAATATTCCATCCCTCTGAAACCTCCTTTGGACGATCCCGGAACTGAGTTCTAATCTTATTGTTGCTGGGTCTCACGGCATTGTTCATCGAGGTTCGCAtcattacctcttctacttaattacaTTAATCTACCATTAGGAAGTAAATCAGTTAACTCTAGGATTGTTTGACCGAGGGACCCTAGTAATAGGAGTATCCCGTTAATAGAATTTCTAGAGTTACTTCTTTGCTTAATATGGGTAGAACTTGGGTAGAGTCTCTGGTCTGATTTTCCGCGGGCTTGTACCGAACTGTAGTTAGAATCCTTACACGagtataagcatggagttaggtagatgaacaatgcatagggacattaactagcatcataactaaatcaaaatcctagcatctatcatCCATCTCATTCCAAGATCATCTCTTTCTtcctctctctccttctccttaatctttctctttctttctcttttccaactaatcttcatgcttaatcaacagtccttgtaggtttgatatcttttgtattactgacgacgtaaccgtgcACTTGTGGTTTGTAACAATTTTTTGATGTCGTTGCCGGGGATTGTTTTTGATTaatattagttgattagcatatgagtaaCTCTAGACTTGATAATAGatttttcatttatttgtttgcttttatttctacatttcctttcttgtttttttattattcaatTTCCTCTGTGTCTTTAATTctgtatttttgatttttttttttttgtaatttttttagaTATCATGAGCACACATGTCAAGCAAGGCTTTAAGaaaatttttcacacccatgagtgcAAAAGTAAGATCTCCTATTGATGAAAATTATGATTCAAgagatgatcaatttgagttcctttgtggagtgtATGGTAGCACGTCTCATCTATCTGCTATTCTTCAATAAAGCTTCTAGCTCTGCCATGGAATTTCAATACTTATTCCAACGTCAACATTAAGATACATATGAGATGTCACAGTAGGAGATCTCTGACCCACCTCAACATTATAATCAATTTTGGATGGACAGTCAAAATTTGGACTATGACTGCATGTAAAATGTTGAGCATATTTTCCAAGTAAATCAGAGTCAGTCAGAGTTTTAGGATGATTTATCATTAGATAGACCACATCATTCACATCCAGATGAGCCGACTGACTGGGAGGACTCCCAAAATCCAAATACTCTTGCTCCCAATCAGATAAAGGCCACAACACAAGATTATGAATAGCTAATGGTGCAATGGGGGATCCAAGCTCTATGAATATTACAACAAATTTCTATTAGAGCTATCAATccttctattgatgatattgatgttagtggactcttcaccatttatgatgatgatgatgtggataaaagtgtagggacttgtactATGGAGGAAATGCCTCAAGAATTATCTCCTTTGATCTcacaaccaattgatactatAGAATTTATaagaatggaattggttcatgataaatgtgtaggaacttgtgcaatagaagcaaagCCCTAAGAATCACTACTTTCAGAGGCACCACCACTTGAGCCAGAGCAAGAACCATTACTTGATCCAGAGGAAGTCACCTTCAATTATTTAGAGTGTTCTTTTACCTCTCTGTAATGCAAAGTGAGTATCACTAGTGGTCTTTTAGAAAACTTCATAGAGGTACCCATCATTGATTGGATGTGATTCATCTTTTGATACATGCTTTGTTAAACCTAATATTTTTATAGTTCATTCTTATATTTCTCTTGTATGGGAGGTGTGCTTTTTCTTTGGGTGTGCAAGTTTTCAAGAGGTCAATATTGGAAGGTCACACTGAACCGTCTCTGACCGCCAGAAAGGTCTCTTCAGGAGATGAAGATAAAGAGAGTGGTGATACACTACATTTCTCTTATAATGACAACTCTCTTCATAATAAATTGGGCAATTCGAAGAAAAGTTCGGAAGTATTCTACTTCGGTGAGGTCACGATTTTGATGAGCCAAATAAGGggtcaagctaatgaccttaaacaagcgcttcttgggaagcaacccaagttctttctctcttgttttcatttatgtttttagtttcTTCCTAGTCTCTTTTCATTATTCAtaattgtaacacccactaagattttaagataaaataagagaatgatgaatttgccttagaaaaatattagtagaatgttgaaccaaaaagaaataaaaagaaataaaaatagggagttgtcaaggattgaaccttgaacctctcatgatgtaaatgataggattaatgggtaataaccagttgggataggaataatatattgatagcaaaggagggaaactcatgataaggatgagagtaaaagctagccaaaagaaaacaagaaaagaacaagagaaaaacaacttgccttccttcttttctctccctcttcctctctctttttgccgtgacttaaagaggaccattaaggggattcattcccccttgtttcatcatgaatgatgagaacaaataaataaataaaataaaaagaaaatgaaaaaaaagggctaagggagaaggaaagcaaaaaccaatttttctacctcttcccccttaacataaaagggagcatgtgaagagaagatttgatttttctctcatttctctcattctcccctctccatcaccgagaacctcagccccctctcctccattttcggcccccaaaacaaagttcctcctaggatacaaaggagggctaccaaaggaaatcaaaggaggagaacaagaagaagagaccctttcttccatcaccacactttagaaccccaagcgaaaaggatgtaagtatcccctcacctgtggtacaagtagttttgatgtgtttttggattttatgaggattttaaaatctagaacaaagttgtgaaaaattcgtccaaaggaaggacttgtgatcctaggaatgtttaaaataagccttgattcatgataatttttctatgctttgtaaaaatgttttctctcatatttatatatatatgtgatgttggattagagatgtatctaaccctagagtttcggccaaaaaggttttataagggctagggaatttatttgtttacctaacttgcacaaaaccctctaaataaatggttaaggatccattattgttttcatacttgaaggttacttggaaccaaaagtatcccactcacaagtttcggccaaggaagggtttagggttaggaatactttgaatttaaactcaccatgtttatatgatagaatatagagtttcttaaagaagttgcatgcttgtatgttgatagaaactcatgaacaccactcttaatatttcggccatggtaaggtggatggcttagaatatcttaaacagatttttaacatgctcaaaacctccatgaaaataagatatgaaagttgtttaatgctcccatgcttaattagagtataggaaaattggttgcatgatatatgataattatgaccacaagggtcctagcttgttgtgaaccaaatttatatgtatagttctttgatattttttccataaaacttgtttaggttttccatactttaggccacctaaaacctagtttaaagacttggaaggtttcggccaaacatatgctatgagataaagaaaggaaaaacctaggaaacctaagacacaatttaaatgtatgcttatagtgcttgacttttatacatgttatgaaatgtgttatgacgttctattcttttatgccatttgaacaaattctatgcttgatgaggttcggccatgtagggtttaaagacctagaaaccctaaaaatttagacctcatgtgttaaagatgcttcttaagaaattgagataacatgttgtttgtgttcacatgcttatatatttaactatgattcaaatggacaccttaaggtctcgtccatgaagggatacatgccctagaaaccctagaacttacattgaacatgctcatgtcactctccatgaaatatgaaatgtagaaagctaaaaattcacatgctatatgttgttagtgacctaaattgatgctaagggaagtttcggccatgaccacttatatgatgccatttatgaatttatacatgatgttagagtaagttcacatgcttgtatgcttgcttgaaaacctaaatgagtacttgtaagtttcggccaagacataaatttaagggcttaaagaatttaggaactaactcaatggtgcttgccatatttcttgaaatgaatgctataaatatggttaaggtttccatgctttatgtcctttagaaccttgtttcacatttgttaagattcggccaaatgaggtttaaggacttggagaacttagagtccaagtaaaccttggttatgatacttcctatgaaaatgatatgtgaatgaattaggttctacatgcttggatgtgtttaaaacctaaatgggcacctaagagggttttgaccatgataagaacccaaaggattaggaagcttagtactcaaattaatcatgttacattgttccttatgattggatgagcacatgatatacttttatgcttagacatgtatgcttgtgagctataccagatgagaatttctacgatatgttatgagttcaaaatatgcatgttttatgttatgatatgtgggtaaatcttacatgctttggtgatatgatatgagctgaaaatatgcatgcttatgttatgatatgtggttaaaatatgcatgctttgatgctatgtttagtgcttaaaatatgcatgctttcatgatgtgctatgtggttaaattatgcatgctttgatgctatgtttagtgcttaaaatatgcatgctttcatgatatgctatgtggttaaattatgcatacttgatgatatgctttatgcttaaaatatgcatgtttttatgatccatgcctaagtgatgcatattgttatgataggatgtatgcctaagtgatgcatattcttatgatatgatgtatgcctaagtgatgcatacttttatggtatgatgtatgcctaagtgatgcatacctttatgacatgatgtatgcctaagtgatgcatacctttatgatatgatgtatgcctaagtgatgcatacttttatgacatgatgtatgcctaagtgatgcatacttttatgatatgatgcgtgcctaagtgatgcatgcttttatgatgtatgatatgtataagtatgacatgtactttactttatatggcttgtaccaagggtgggctccataagcgccccggggtcgatggaataagacttgggcctcgttagggatgggctcctaagtacccctaggtcgatggagtaagactcgggcctagtatgtttgccttgtagggttcaagacttgctaccttggacctacataggttgtgtgcaatatgtaagtggtacatagccgggatcccctttaagttgagattatgttcaagtatatatatatatgtaagaagaaatggttttaaagatcatgagacatacacatgtttttcggatacatgtttttcaaaatcatatgcatataccttatgatgatttatatgccatggttagatatgattatgttatgttccatgatatgttcatgtgtatgatatgccatgactccttatgatgatatgccatgattagatacgattatgttatgcttcatgctatgctttacgctatgatatgccatgactagttatgacttcttcatgttgcatgatatgcttaaaagagtatgttacattatgtcatgactagttgaagtgatgccatgttgagacattctttgattatactatgattttcggttttagtgagtaggaaaggaacttactgagccatgagtgctcacagcttactgtccttgtaccacaaataaaggaaaaagttggatgagctagaggagcagcaggagaggcaaggagatgtgtgtggcggtggctaggcaaccaaataagaaccttctttaaaacttttaaagaactacgctttggtatcatgaattgtagtaccatatgtgtgacttgatgttatgtttctactaaatttgttatcatgttattgaggcactgatagtgtagttcggatttgataaaaaggaaaacaaaagaaaagtttttattaaactaagaaaattattttaagtcttccgttgttatttgtacatagagtatcatagccacgtcccttagggttagcagggagggcaagcgttacaataataactcatatcctctacttaatttttcttgtctatcttatttttatagaattcaaaGTTATGGAGGTATGCTAGCATGAGATAGCACATGAATctctcaaccatttggagctcatcacttggtaacttctctaacttcaaaaatctcctccatattttatttctagttttcattgggacaataaaaggtttaagtctagggggatttTTAGGTTTAGTTTAGTGTTTGTCATATCTCTTAGCTTTTGCAcatttctttttgcataataagattttgctagttgcatcattcatcacatcatgattgtttgttccttacaGTAAAATACTAGCACctttcatctagatatttatgttgtgtgatttggtatgctagtatgtctattgatctatgttttcctatccatagtagcatgaagtgagcattgttattactagaagaatttgattgttggcctagttttaggatctcttcacattatgcttgattttgatgtagatatttttgaaaatagtcatgattcatagaaccagattagtactcttgcttctatggtgacctctcaactatattttggttattggataaactcagatcatgcaagctcatttggaaaaatcaatccctaaaaaaatatatgtgaaggtttgttcaagtttaATACTTTGTAAAcactcaaagaaaaaaaatataataagggataaaaaaaaatagttatcattagtgaaaactagtaattcacccctttgagagtgagttaggttattggggaaatgaatgctatatttctcttgatattgagtattcctttgagaccttgtgtagatgatgcatagcatttttaTAGGGGATGAACCTTACGTGTGGCAGTTAAGTGCCTATCGTCGGAAGTATGAGGAACAcggttaaataaaaaattaattaggcTTAGAGATTGACATTTGAGAAAGTTAAGCCACTCATCacactgagcacggagaacttctacttaggccacaCTTAAAAAATTTTTGTATCATGTTCATCAgtgaaactatatgataggtttatattgattcattagggattattacatgCCATCTACACACATATATCTAGATTctgggttttgcttgaggacaagcaaaggtttaagtttgggGTGTGATgttcgtagattatatacacttttatgcatactttaacacatatctacttgtatttcatgagtataatctatgtttatttcaCCCTATTTGATTATAAATcgtacttccattatattctattcGAAAATCTActttttgcttgttttgattaatAGGACATTATTTGGAGTGAAGACAGAGTAAAAGATGCACATTGGAGCAACTAGAGAAGATCAAGCTCAGCCGTGTggaaccacacggccatgtggtctTGCCCGTGGCAAAGCAATCTTCGGCCGTGTGAACTCACACAGCCATGCCACACATCAAAGAGAAGAAGACCAtgaccgtgtggatctacacagtTGTGTGGAATTTCTAAAGCAGAAGCAGACCACAGTCGTGTAAGCAACACGatcgtgtgatcccacacggccatgtcacctatCCAACAAGAAAGCAGAGAACGACCGTGTGATCCCACATGGCCATGCAACTCATCGAGAAAGAAAGCAGGACACGgtcatgtgaaaccacacggccatgtcacctaaACTGGGACCAAGAAGGCTCTGGCTATGTGGATACCGCACGGCCATGGCACATGCCATGACAGGCCCATACCCTGCCCTATTTAAAgggtttttatttcctttttggggGAATATTTGGCTTGGGGTTCGTCGTCATTCCTTgaagaagggttctcccccttaggGGAACCCTAGCTTCCACCTTCGTCGATCAGTCCATCTCTGGAGCAAAGAAGTGCTTCCAAGGGCGCTACGCTTCAAGGATAAACATCTCTTCTCTCTATATCCATGTATTGAGTTGTTGTTTGTTTCTTTCTTCATCTTTGGATTGTAATCCCTtgccatggagtagatcttttgatCTAGGATGTAGAAAATAGTTATGATGTAATtgtggatgtatgaactatgtatttggatattttcttatgctatgaagtgtttatatcatgttctatATGTGTTGTGCCTTAtatatgtttgatgaaatgtgtatgAGGTTAATTTATGTAGATGTAGGGTTTTGATCATCATGTAGAGGAAGAGCCTTGGATTGTAAGACCATGAGATcttgtgaca
The genomic region above belongs to Zingiber officinale cultivar Zhangliang chromosome 11A, Zo_v1.1, whole genome shotgun sequence and contains:
- the LOC122031356 gene encoding uncharacterized protein LOC122031356, with translation MNVVFNEIRDRLDRHENRLEQLQLEPLPRHRRPDQRPHFAPNVPDDDYDDGVSNEVVSNATWRRARAIRPERPRHVQRQHREREAVDRNMGTIKLSIPLFQGKNDPDVYIEWERKVELVFDCHNYSEEKKVKLAAVAFIDYAIIWWDQLTLSRRRNRELPIDNWEDMKVVMRRRFVPSHYYRDLHLKLQSLKQGSMTVEDYHKEMEITLIRANIEEGREATMARFLCGLNREIANIVELHHYVELDDERRSGHIASQCPNKRSMITLDNGEIETEEEDEGNESTPSVEDTSDVEFAVDGQALVVLRALHMQAKEDDDGPQRENIFYTRCHVKYRVCGLIIDGGSCVNVASKLMVDKLGLPTLKYPKSYKLQWLNDSGEMKVTKQVLISFTIGRYTDEVLCDVVPMQASHLLLGRPWQFDRRTTHDGYKNRYSFSKDGRNITLAPLTPRQVFEKQLQIKKSIAARGKGVVEIEKENKSENEKKKMDFKNVFSEDTPPRLPPKRGIEHQIDLIPGASIPNRPAYRSSPEETKELQSKSLHDHIDNLKCVLEALRHEKLFANLKKCSFCVDRAVFLGCVVSSRCVEVDEEKVKAIREWPTPSTITEVRSFHGLAGFYRRFVPNFSTITAPLTEIIKKNIGFKWGEAQEKAFNALKEKLSVVLMQEKRPIAYFSEKLNGAALNYSTYDKELYALTDGQTEVVNRTLGNLLRSAIGKNLKAWEDCITFIEFAYNRPEGQAKADLVKRIHDKARQHMLRRNEQIATCANKGRKSITFQSGDWVWVHFLKERFPKQRQSKLNPRGDGPFQVLKKINDNAYKGSSRFEDESF